In Vicugna pacos chromosome 10, VicPac4, whole genome shotgun sequence, the following proteins share a genomic window:
- the SIPA1 gene encoding signal-induced proliferation-associated protein 1 isoform X2, translated as MWAGGVGSPRRGPAPAPTDDLFARKLRQPARPPLTPHTFEPRPARGPLLRSGSDAGEARPPTPASPRARAHSHEEASRPTAPPARVFTDPLALLGLPAEEPEPAFPPVPEPRWFAHYDVQSLLFDWAPKPWGTGGHAEAGSGTPALAQDHMASSDLLLEAPGFVRELGGEGELGLGGLVSPPVPPALPNAAVSVLEEPQNRTSAYSLEHADLGAGYYRKYFYGKEHQNFFGLDEVLGPVAVSLRREEKESSGGGTLHSYRIIVRTTQLRTLRGTVSEDALPPGPPRGLSPRKLLEHVAPRLSPACLRLGSASPKVPRTLLTLDEQVLSFQRKVGILYCRAGQGSEEEMYNNQEAGPAFMEFLTLLGDVVRLKGFESYRAQLDTKTDSTGTHSLYTTYQDHEIMFHVSTMLPYTPNNQQQLLRKRHIGNDIVTIVFQEPGSKPFCPTTIRSHFQHVFLVVRADEPCTPHTSYRVAVSRTQDTPAFGPALPPGGGPFAANADFRALLLAKALNGEQAAGHARQFHAMATRTRQQYLQDLATNEVTTTSLDSASRFGLPSLGGRRRAPPRGPGAELQAAGALVWGVRAAPGARGAAGAEASGPDGSEVPCLLGISAEALVLVAPRDGRVVFNCACRDVLAWTFSEQQLDLYYGRGEAITLRLDGPPGQAVGEVVARLQLVSRGCETRELALPRDGQGRLGFEVDAQGFVTHVERFTFAEKTGLRPGARLLRVCGQTLPTLGPEAAAQLLRSAPKGCVTVLPPDESGRPRRSFSELYTLSLQEPSRRGAPEPVQDEAPKVALLPSTTKQLLQVCLNDGSGPPGPGDLAEERTEFLHSQNSPSSCSSLSDEAPVLPNTTPDLLLVTTAKPAAPSAGREMPPTQDSPGSPSSCEDRGNPTPELRASFLPRTLSLRNSISKIMSEAGSETLEDEWQSISEIASTCNTILESLSREGQPIPESGDARGTPKSDAEPEPGNLSEKVSHLESMLRKLQDDLQKEKADRAALEEEVRSLRHNNRRLQAESESAATRLLLASKQLGSPTTDLA; from the exons ATGTGGGCCGGCGGCGTGGGGAGCCCTCGGCGGGGCCCGGCCCCTGCGCCCACAGATGACCTCTTCGCCCGCAAGCTGCGCCAGCCAGCTCGGCCCCCGCTGACACCACACACCTTCGAGCCCAGGCCAGCCCGGGGCCCGCTCCTGCGCAGTGGCAGCGATGCGGGCGAGGCCCGGCCCCCCACGCCAGCCAGCCCCCGCGCCCGTGCCCACAGCCATGAGGAGGCCAGTCGCCCCACTGCGCCCCCTGCCCGGGTCTTCACTGACCCACTGGCACTGCTGGGGCTGCCAGCCGAGGAGCCAGAGCCCGCCTTTCCCCCAGTGCCCGAGCCCCGCTGGTTCGCCCACTATGATGTGCAGAGCCTGCTCTTTGACTGGGCTCCAAAGCCATGGGGGACAGGGGGCCATGCAGAGGCTGGCTCTGGGACCCCAGCCTTGGCTCAGGACCACATGGCCAGCTCAGACCTGCTGCTCGAAGCCCCTGGCTTTGTGAGAGAGCTTGGGGGTGAGGGCGAGCTGGGCCTGGGTGGACTGGTGTCTCCACCtgtgccccctgccctgcccaatGCAGCTGTGTCCGTTCTGGAGGAGCCTCAGAACCGCACCTCGGCCTACAGCCTGGAGCACGCAGACCTGGGCGCTGGCTACTACCGCAAGTACTTCTATGGCAAAG AACACCAGAACTTCTTTGGACTGGACGAGGTGCTGGGCCCGGTGGCAGTGAGCCTGCGACGGGAGGAAAAGGAGAGCAGCGGCGGGGGCACTCTGCACAGCTACCGCATCATCGTGCGGACCACGCAG CTCCGGACCCTCCGTGGTACTGTCTCGGAGGACGCGCTGCCTCCAGGGCCCCCAAGAGGCCTGTCTCCAAGGAAGCTTCTAGAGCACGTGGCCCCGCGGCTGAGCCCAGCCTGCTTGCGCCTGGGCTCAGCTTCACCGAAGGTGCCCCGCACGCTGCTCACGCTGGACGAGCAAGTG CTGAGCTTCCAGCGCAAGGTGGGCATCCTGTACTGCCGGGCAGGCCAGGGCTCGGAGGAGGAGATGTACAACAACCAGGAGGCAGGACCTGCCTTCATGGAGTTCCTCACCCTGCTGGGTGATGTGGTGCGGCTCAAAGGCTTTGAGAGCTACCGGGCCCAGCTGGACACCAAAA CGGATTCCACGGGCACACATTCCCTCTACACCACGTACCAGGACCATGAGATCATGTTCCACGTGTCCACGATGCTGCCTTACACCCCCAATAACCAGCAGCAG CTCCTGCGGAAGCGCCACATCGGCAACGACATTGTGACCATCGTGTTCCAGGAACCAGGCAGCAAGCCCTTCTGCCCTACCACCATCCGCTCCCACTTCCAACACGTGTTCCTAGTGGTGCGGGCAGACGAGCCCTGCACTCCACACACCTCCTACAG GGTGGCCGTGAGCCGCACTCAGGACACCCCAGCCTTTGGGCCAGCTCTGCCCCCTGGCGGAGGTCCCTTCGCCGCCAACGCCGACTTCCGGGCCCTCCTGCTCGCCAAGGCGCTCAATGGCGAGCAGGCGGCGGGCCACGCACGCCAGTTCCACGCCATGGCCACGCGCACACGCCAGCAGTACCTGCAGGACCTGGCCACCAACGAGGTGACCACGACATCGCTGGACTCGGCTTCGCGCTTCGGCCTGCCCTCCctgggcgggaggcggcgggcgcCTCCCCGGGGCCCGGGCGCCGAGCTGCAGGCGGCGGGCGCGCTGGTGTGGGGCGTGCGCGCGGCCCcaggggcgcggggcgcggccgGAGCCGAGGCGAGCGGCCCCGACGGCTCCGAGGTGCCCTGCCTGCTGGGCATCTCCGCTGAGGCGCTGGTGCTGGTGGCACCGCGTGACGGCCGAGTAGTCTTCAACTGCGCCTGTCGTGACGTGCTGGCCTGGACTTTCTCCGAGCAGCAGCTCGACCTCTACTACGGCCGCGGAGAGGCAATCACGTTGCGGCTCGACGGGCCCCCGGGCCAAGCTGTAGGCGAGGTCGTGGCGCGCCTGCAG CTGGTGAGCCGCGGCTGCGAGACCCGAGAACTGGCGTTGCCCCGCGACGGCCAAGGTCGCCTGGGCTTCGAGGTGGACGCCCAGGGCTTCGTCACGCACGTGGAGCGCTTCACGTTCGCAGAGAAGACAGGGCTGCGGCCTGGGGCGCGCCTGCTGCGCGTGTGCGGCCAGACACTTCCCACCCTGGGTCCCGAGGCCGCTGCCCAGCTGCTGCGCTCGGCGCCCAAGGGCTGCGTCACCGTCCTGCCCCCAGATGAGAGCGGCCGGCCCCGCAG GAGCTTTTCGGAGCTGTACACACTGTCTCTGCAGGAGCCTAGCCGGCGGGGGGCCCCAGAACCGGTGCAGGATGAGGCCCCAAAAGTGGCCCTACTGCCCAGCACGACAAAGCAGCTGCTGCAAGTGTGCCTAAACGACGGCAGTGGTCCTCCAGGGCCCGGGGACCTAGCCGAGGAGAGGACTGAGTTCCTGCACTCCCAAAACTCACCATCATCCTGCAG ctccctgtcagaCGAGGCCCCAGTCCTGCCCAACACCACCCCAGACCTCCTCCTTGTTACAACGGCCAAGCCGGCAGCACCCAGTGCTGGCAGGGagatgcctcccacccag GACAGTCCGGGCAGCCCCAGTAGTTGTGAGGACAGGGGCAATCCCACCCCAGAGCTGAGGGCCTCCTTCCTGCCGCGAACCTTGTCTCTGAGGAACTCCATCAGCAAAA TCATGTCGGAGGCAGGCAGTGAGACCCTGGAAGATGAGTGGCAGTCAATCTCGGAGATCGCCTCCACTTGCAACACCATCCTGGAGTCGCTATCCCGGGAGG gaCAGCCCATCCCAGAAAGCGGAGATGCCAGAGGAACTCCAAAGTCTGACGCTGA GCCAGAACCTGGAAACCTGTCTGAGAAGGTCTCTCACCTGGAGTCCATGCTCAGGAAGCTGCAGGATGACCTGCAAAAG gagaaggcagacagggcagccctggaggaggaggtgcgGAGCCTGCGGCACAACAACCGGCGGCTACAGGCCGAATCGGAGAGCGCAGCCACCCGCCTGCTCCTGGCCTCCAAGCAGCTGGGCTCCCCCACCACTGACCTGGCCTGA
- the SIPA1 gene encoding signal-induced proliferation-associated protein 1 isoform X1 gives MWAGGVGSPRRGPAPAPTDDLFARKLRQPARPPLTPHTFEPRPARGPLLRSGSDAGEARPPTPASPRARAHSHEEASRPTAPPARVFTDPLALLGLPAEEPEPAFPPVPEPRWFAHYDVQSLLFDWAPKPWGTGGHAEAGSGTPALAQDHMASSDLLLEAPGFVRELGGEGELGLGGLVSPPVPPALPNAAVSVLEEPQNRTSAYSLEHADLGAGYYRKYFYGKEHQNFFGLDEVLGPVAVSLRREEKESSGGGTLHSYRIIVRTTQLRTLRGTVSEDALPPGPPRGLSPRKLLEHVAPRLSPACLRLGSASPKVPRTLLTLDEQVLSFQRKVGILYCRAGQGSEEEMYNNQEAGPAFMEFLTLLGDVVRLKGFESYRAQLDTKTDSTGTHSLYTTYQDHEIMFHVSTMLPYTPNNQQQLLRKRHIGNDIVTIVFQEPGSKPFCPTTIRSHFQHVFLVVRADEPCTPHTSYRVAVSRTQDTPAFGPALPPGGGPFAANADFRALLLAKALNGEQAAGHARQFHAMATRTRQQYLQDLATNEVTTTSLDSASRFGLPSLGGRRRAPPRGPGAELQAAGALVWGVRAAPGARGAAGAEASGPDGSEVPCLLGISAEALVLVAPRDGRVVFNCACRDVLAWTFSEQQLDLYYGRGEAITLRLDGPPGQAVGEVVARLQLVSRGCETRELALPRDGQGRLGFEVDAQGFVTHVERFTFAEKTGLRPGARLLRVCGQTLPTLGPEAAAQLLRSAPKGCVTVLPPDESGRPRRSFSELYTLSLQEPSRRGAPEPVQDEAPKVALLPSTTKQLLQVCLNDGSGPPGPGDLAEERTEFLHSQNSPSSCSSLSDEAPVLPNTTPDLLLVTTAKPAAPSAGREMPPTQDSPGSPSSCEDRGNPTPELRASFLPRTLSLRNSISKIMSEAGSETLEDEWQSISEIASTCNTILESLSREDGPSVPTGQPIPESGDARGTPKSDAEPEPGNLSEKVSHLESMLRKLQDDLQKEKADRAALEEEVRSLRHNNRRLQAESESAATRLLLASKQLGSPTTDLA, from the exons ATGTGGGCCGGCGGCGTGGGGAGCCCTCGGCGGGGCCCGGCCCCTGCGCCCACAGATGACCTCTTCGCCCGCAAGCTGCGCCAGCCAGCTCGGCCCCCGCTGACACCACACACCTTCGAGCCCAGGCCAGCCCGGGGCCCGCTCCTGCGCAGTGGCAGCGATGCGGGCGAGGCCCGGCCCCCCACGCCAGCCAGCCCCCGCGCCCGTGCCCACAGCCATGAGGAGGCCAGTCGCCCCACTGCGCCCCCTGCCCGGGTCTTCACTGACCCACTGGCACTGCTGGGGCTGCCAGCCGAGGAGCCAGAGCCCGCCTTTCCCCCAGTGCCCGAGCCCCGCTGGTTCGCCCACTATGATGTGCAGAGCCTGCTCTTTGACTGGGCTCCAAAGCCATGGGGGACAGGGGGCCATGCAGAGGCTGGCTCTGGGACCCCAGCCTTGGCTCAGGACCACATGGCCAGCTCAGACCTGCTGCTCGAAGCCCCTGGCTTTGTGAGAGAGCTTGGGGGTGAGGGCGAGCTGGGCCTGGGTGGACTGGTGTCTCCACCtgtgccccctgccctgcccaatGCAGCTGTGTCCGTTCTGGAGGAGCCTCAGAACCGCACCTCGGCCTACAGCCTGGAGCACGCAGACCTGGGCGCTGGCTACTACCGCAAGTACTTCTATGGCAAAG AACACCAGAACTTCTTTGGACTGGACGAGGTGCTGGGCCCGGTGGCAGTGAGCCTGCGACGGGAGGAAAAGGAGAGCAGCGGCGGGGGCACTCTGCACAGCTACCGCATCATCGTGCGGACCACGCAG CTCCGGACCCTCCGTGGTACTGTCTCGGAGGACGCGCTGCCTCCAGGGCCCCCAAGAGGCCTGTCTCCAAGGAAGCTTCTAGAGCACGTGGCCCCGCGGCTGAGCCCAGCCTGCTTGCGCCTGGGCTCAGCTTCACCGAAGGTGCCCCGCACGCTGCTCACGCTGGACGAGCAAGTG CTGAGCTTCCAGCGCAAGGTGGGCATCCTGTACTGCCGGGCAGGCCAGGGCTCGGAGGAGGAGATGTACAACAACCAGGAGGCAGGACCTGCCTTCATGGAGTTCCTCACCCTGCTGGGTGATGTGGTGCGGCTCAAAGGCTTTGAGAGCTACCGGGCCCAGCTGGACACCAAAA CGGATTCCACGGGCACACATTCCCTCTACACCACGTACCAGGACCATGAGATCATGTTCCACGTGTCCACGATGCTGCCTTACACCCCCAATAACCAGCAGCAG CTCCTGCGGAAGCGCCACATCGGCAACGACATTGTGACCATCGTGTTCCAGGAACCAGGCAGCAAGCCCTTCTGCCCTACCACCATCCGCTCCCACTTCCAACACGTGTTCCTAGTGGTGCGGGCAGACGAGCCCTGCACTCCACACACCTCCTACAG GGTGGCCGTGAGCCGCACTCAGGACACCCCAGCCTTTGGGCCAGCTCTGCCCCCTGGCGGAGGTCCCTTCGCCGCCAACGCCGACTTCCGGGCCCTCCTGCTCGCCAAGGCGCTCAATGGCGAGCAGGCGGCGGGCCACGCACGCCAGTTCCACGCCATGGCCACGCGCACACGCCAGCAGTACCTGCAGGACCTGGCCACCAACGAGGTGACCACGACATCGCTGGACTCGGCTTCGCGCTTCGGCCTGCCCTCCctgggcgggaggcggcgggcgcCTCCCCGGGGCCCGGGCGCCGAGCTGCAGGCGGCGGGCGCGCTGGTGTGGGGCGTGCGCGCGGCCCcaggggcgcggggcgcggccgGAGCCGAGGCGAGCGGCCCCGACGGCTCCGAGGTGCCCTGCCTGCTGGGCATCTCCGCTGAGGCGCTGGTGCTGGTGGCACCGCGTGACGGCCGAGTAGTCTTCAACTGCGCCTGTCGTGACGTGCTGGCCTGGACTTTCTCCGAGCAGCAGCTCGACCTCTACTACGGCCGCGGAGAGGCAATCACGTTGCGGCTCGACGGGCCCCCGGGCCAAGCTGTAGGCGAGGTCGTGGCGCGCCTGCAG CTGGTGAGCCGCGGCTGCGAGACCCGAGAACTGGCGTTGCCCCGCGACGGCCAAGGTCGCCTGGGCTTCGAGGTGGACGCCCAGGGCTTCGTCACGCACGTGGAGCGCTTCACGTTCGCAGAGAAGACAGGGCTGCGGCCTGGGGCGCGCCTGCTGCGCGTGTGCGGCCAGACACTTCCCACCCTGGGTCCCGAGGCCGCTGCCCAGCTGCTGCGCTCGGCGCCCAAGGGCTGCGTCACCGTCCTGCCCCCAGATGAGAGCGGCCGGCCCCGCAG GAGCTTTTCGGAGCTGTACACACTGTCTCTGCAGGAGCCTAGCCGGCGGGGGGCCCCAGAACCGGTGCAGGATGAGGCCCCAAAAGTGGCCCTACTGCCCAGCACGACAAAGCAGCTGCTGCAAGTGTGCCTAAACGACGGCAGTGGTCCTCCAGGGCCCGGGGACCTAGCCGAGGAGAGGACTGAGTTCCTGCACTCCCAAAACTCACCATCATCCTGCAG ctccctgtcagaCGAGGCCCCAGTCCTGCCCAACACCACCCCAGACCTCCTCCTTGTTACAACGGCCAAGCCGGCAGCACCCAGTGCTGGCAGGGagatgcctcccacccag GACAGTCCGGGCAGCCCCAGTAGTTGTGAGGACAGGGGCAATCCCACCCCAGAGCTGAGGGCCTCCTTCCTGCCGCGAACCTTGTCTCTGAGGAACTCCATCAGCAAAA TCATGTCGGAGGCAGGCAGTGAGACCCTGGAAGATGAGTGGCAGTCAATCTCGGAGATCGCCTCCACTTGCAACACCATCCTGGAGTCGCTATCCCGGGAGG ATGGtccctctgtccccacaggaCAGCCCATCCCAGAAAGCGGAGATGCCAGAGGAACTCCAAAGTCTGACGCTGA GCCAGAACCTGGAAACCTGTCTGAGAAGGTCTCTCACCTGGAGTCCATGCTCAGGAAGCTGCAGGATGACCTGCAAAAG gagaaggcagacagggcagccctggaggaggaggtgcgGAGCCTGCGGCACAACAACCGGCGGCTACAGGCCGAATCGGAGAGCGCAGCCACCCGCCTGCTCCTGGCCTCCAAGCAGCTGGGCTCCCCCACCACTGACCTGGCCTGA